Within Populus trichocarpa isolate Nisqually-1 chromosome 6, P.trichocarpa_v4.1, whole genome shotgun sequence, the genomic segment CAtgtgaaaaaatagattatgcCCATTAAGTTTTCTATtcaatttaattggtttttgctttttgattgattttaaaatattttgagggtgaaaatgagtttatcaaagtttttaaagtatttttatatatttttaaatgaaaacaagtagaaaaatgggtttttgtttgACCCTAACTTTCCGAACTCCACCTTTATAGTATTTGGAAACTAGGCTTCAAGGCAACATGTTgtctattgttttttaaagaagaaggaCATGTCATTCACccttctctaaaaaataaaaaagaaaaagaaagagaaaaaatcaaccCAGATACTCTTATGCGTTTTTGGGTTACTTGTGAGGTGTGCGGGCCTAGCAACACTtggcctcttttttttatttgtttttgttttttctttagaattttaattaaaactctccttttcttttttttttatgtattttttagtttacattaattttttatttaagttttaattaataccttCCCTCTTCTTGTTTAGAAGGTTAATTgttcaatcaaacaaaaaatagatttcaaaatACAAGGTTATTAAACCCAGTAAGGGATACAACCTAGTTTGACTCGAGTCTATCCAAGATATTATCGTCCTGGTTTTTTTATAGAGAAGATGTTAGATCAATgtcattttaatctttttataaaaaaagtagattAGATTTTGTGCTAATCGGTTGAGTCAATCGGGCCACATCTAAAAACCCAAGTCTACCTAGAATTTcatcatgttaatatttataaaaaagttaaaacaataacatttgaaatttttttagtcGACCGGGTTACGGTTGAACCACCAAAATTAACCGGGTAATATTATATCACTTCTCATATGATTTCGTTTGAAACCTAACCTAAGTAAGGAAATGATTCAAGGGACCTCAAGGTTTACCCACCTGGCCGAATTGAGTTCAATAACACTACCAAAGAGTTCTCAATGACTAcactttcttttaattaaacttgTACATGCCAAAACATTCATTTGATGACGAGCCCAGATAGAAAAACTAGACAGATTGACGTTAGTTACCCTATGAAACAGGGAAATGTAGAACTTGGCCGTGACCTCCATGGTTTCTCCTCTTTGCAAAAGGGTGCCTAAACAGGGAACAAAGGAAAAACAGAAGAAGCTAGAGAAGGGATCTCTGGGTATCAGATGAATGGGCAGACTTGGGGATTATTGAAGACCTCGTCCTCTTATAGACACCGAGGGAGATAGGGCAAAAGGTAGATTATTGGCGTAGTTATTCCCTTTGGAAATCAAGCAAACTTCGTAACGAGTGGGAGAAACAGCTTCAAATTGCAAGCTTTACTAATCCTGTATGAATTGGCTACTGGCTAAAACAGCAATGAAGTTTTATCACCTTAAGCCTAATCCTGCAGAGTAAAATGCAAAGATAACAGCGGTTGAACAATTCCAGATGGAGTCTGATGCCTACAAAAAAAGGGCCACCGGAGTAACCGGTTCTTGTTCCTGCTCATTGGCTTTACAAGTTGGAAGTTACTAAGCAATTTCCAGTACTTCATGCCGTAAGGATAAATAAGATATCTCTAAGAGATTAAAGTTACATTATAGAGAAATGGTCGCATGATTTATTCATAAAAAGTTCCAAAACAAAACTCCACATTCTAAAACAGAAACTTATACATGACAAAGACGGGTCCAAAAGGAAGAACAAGACATTGACACCACTTACACTATGAAACAGCCAAATATCAAACCAGACCACTGACCATACGGCTCATTGTTACAACTAGCTAGCTCATTTCAATGCATACTCCGAAGGATTCCATGGAGGTAGCCACCAGTCATTATGAATGACACAAGAGACACCACACCAGCAGGAAAAATCTTCCTGGACTTCAAAAAACGGGAGCCCATCACTCCCATAAGTGCAGCAGATATACCTGAAAATATGGAGATGTCAAAGCTGTTAAAGCTATAAGATAAGGTTACAACTTAATGGCAAGATGGCGCTTCCCTTACAAGCTAATCACTTTCTATAGCTATCCACATTGATGCAGCCCACTTATAATCAAGATTCAAATGCCATCTATGGAGACTCAAATTCAGGAACTCCCAGTCATAATCACCATAATGCTAGAATGTTTAACATGAATTGATCACTCACGAGTCAATTCATCAAGGCTGAGATGCAAGATTCAGATGGTATGATAGAAACCATCAGTCATTAGCGGAATCACAATGACTTCAATATTCTCATCAGAAATCAAATTTCTTAACACTACTGAAGAGAGAATCTTAAATACTCCattgacaacaataaaaagatttttttgagaaaaaaaacatacaaacacCAGGCACTAGCCAGGTGCTGTCCTTTAACGCACAAGTGTAACTAAAATCATAGCAGAAACTTAAACCATGCTTTtgacaacaaaaacaataaccaCAATCACTTACCAAGCCCTATTGATGATGCATAAACCGGATTCGCAGGAAGCTGTGTATAAACATAATACAGAACCGAGGCAGAAATTCCTCCTGCCAACAGCGATTTCTGGCTACCACTCTTCATATACCCCATAGCACCACCGACTGTTACAGTAATCAATCACTCCACAATCAGATAAAAATCACTACCCAGCTAAAACCAGCGCAGCTACAACTCAGCTAGAACCAGATTATCCATCAATATAGTTTACTACGCATTTATTCAATTCCtacaaaacttaaaaaagaataaaactttttttgaaactgaaaaaagagagaagatatTTACTTCCAACAAGAGCAGCATAGCCAAGAGTCAATTTTTGAGACATGGACAAAGCCATTTTCTTTTCACTTCCACTCTCGTCTGGCGATCCTCCTTCTCCTTCGTttttaccaccaccaccaccgtcGCCGCCTCCGCCGCTAATATCTTTATAACCGTCGCTGCCTCCTCCTCCGGTGTCTAATTCGATCTCGATTCCTTCAGTTGACAGGTCAACGTTATCAGTTATGATAGTACTGGAGGGAGACGAGGTGGCTTCAGAATAAGAAGAGACGACTTTAGCAGCGAAAATGGAAGTGTGCAGCTTAGGATTGGGGGAAGAAAAGAGTGAGGTTGAGGGCTGGTGAAGGCGGAGCAGGGATATTGATGGAGGTGCGAGTGTATGGAATCCAAATTTGGAAGGTTGGAGGAGAAGGGAAGACTGGGATGCCGCAACTACACCACCACCGCCTAAAAACGCAATTTCGGCCATTTGGATCGATTTCACAATTCTTTAGTTCGGTTTGGTCCCTTTTCACAATTCTTTGCATGGGATTGGATTGGTTCTGGAATGTACAACAGCAGACCAGTCCACGTAGGCCCAAATGGACTGAGCCCATACCATACCATACCAGCCCAGCCCATACCATTCCAGCCCAACTCAAGCAGTACGTAAATAATACCTTGATCATCCTTCTTCTTCTAGTTATAGGTAGTGGTAGGCTGGACTCCAGATGAGCCGAGCTTAGCTTTGATTTTGCTCGAACTCGATTTTAGCAAAAGTCAAATTTGACGATTTTAAAGGATGAGCCTCGAGCTTAGTTGATTTGACTTTTTTAACCCCTAGCTTGGCTCATTTTAAATTACTTAATGAAACTGCAAACATACCCGTTTGTTTTATGATGATTGTTTATTAAtagaaatattattcaatgaaaacTTTTAGACTTTACTAGTTGCATGACCCACGCGTTGtcacgggttaatttttttttgtataaaaaatatcaaaaaagacCAAGATCTAAAAATGTTAGGTCTTTCTGTAAAGATATATCCAAGAGTTttgggtttgactgcaacgcctgacccaagagtaatatttataatattaataataatattaaacttgcatgactcaagtttaagtgggtctagCTGCAATACCAGACTCAATAGCtttggatgtgggtctgactACAAAgtcatgtcataaaagtgtgataattaaatagattaattaaaaagaaaaaacaaagaaaaaaaaccaacataaagaaaaaaactatgaattaactgggttaaccctttaaaccaggttaacctgtcaaaccttggattcgtgtcgtgaaagtttgataacgaaatagaaaaaaaaaattaacgggttaacccagaattaactgggttagcccgtcaaaccaggttacgCGTCAAatccgggatccgtgtcatgaatgtttgataactaaatagaaaaaaatttaacattaacaaactaaattaaacgaaaaaattaattaaaaagaaaaaaaacaaaaaaaaacaaaaagcatcagccttttcactgtggactgcactgtgaagaaaaagaaaaaaaattgaattaactgggttaacccataattaactgggttaacccgtcaaactcgggatacgtgtcatgaaggtttgataattaaatagaaaaaaatttaacattaacaaactatactaaatgaaaaaaattaattaaaatgaaaaaaagaaacaaaaattcgggttaacccgtcaaacccgggatacgtgtcatgaaggtcttataattaaatagaaattttacattaacaaactaaactaaacaaaaacaattaattaaaacgaaaaaaagcaaaaaataataattacgggttaactcgtcaaaccttgttaacccgtcaaacccaggatctgtgtcatgaaagtttgataactaaataaaataaaaattaacattaacaaactaaattaaacaaaaaaaattcattaaaagaaaaaaaacaaagaaaaaagaaaaaaaaaactctaaaggcataaaaaatgaaaaaaaaaactggaaaaaaaaaagacagctcaGCCTTTGGACTGCAgattgcactgtgcagtccaaaACCGGGtcaacccgttaaacccgggatacgtgtcatggAAGTCGaagttaaatagaaagaaattcaaCGTTAActaactaaactaaatgaaaaaaattaattaaaacaaaaaaaagcaaaaaaaaaaatttcaggttaacttgtcaaatcaggttaacccgttaaactcgggatccgtgtcatgaaagtttgataactaaataaaaacaaaattaacattaacaaactaaattaaacaaaaaaaattcattaaaagaaaaaaaacaaaaaaaaagcaaaaaaaaactggaaagacattaaagaaaacaaaaaaaaacagcccagcaaaaaaaaactaaactcatcagtgtaaaaaaaatagaaaagggaaaaaaaatgaaaaaaaaagaaggtaaatcatcagtgttttactgtggactgcagtaaaacactgatgtcttttagtatatgttacaataataaatgaaaaaattaattaaaaagaaaaaccagaaaaaaaatccgggttaacccgtcaaacccgaaacccgtgtcatcaaagtttgataactaaatagaaaaaaaattaacatcaacaaaaaaaaaattaaacaaaaaaaatattcattaaaaaaaaacaaaaaataaactgcttaaaaaaacaaagcaaaaagcaaaaaaaaaaaaagacagctcagcgtttcactgtaGACTgcactctaaaaaataattaattaaaagaaaaccagaaaaaaaatctggattaacccatcaaattcggaacccgtgtcatgaaagtttgataactaaatagaaaaaaatttaacgttaacaaaaaaaaaattaaacaaaaaaatattcaataaaaaaaacaaagaaaaaaaaagtttttttaaaaaacaaacagcttaaaaaaagtaaaaaagcaaaaaaaaaaaaaaaagaaagaaagaaaaaagcagcTGCTCAgcgttttactgtggactgcactgtgcagtccacagtaaaacactgagcagttttagttatagtttaattttcaagaaaatatttttcagactCTTCTTGAGGAACTCATCTCCGCTAGAATTGGTTTTTTCATCAATGCTAATAGATTaccttttctctttataaaatttttataattccaTACATGACATTTATAACATTATTAAAGATTATTTAGGATAGGAAATtactagatttgtttttcaaatggtCTAACTGCTTGGTTAACTACTCAATCGGTTAACTAGTTAAACTCAATTCTTacactttaaaatttaattatttcttgattttgagtATTATATATAACTCTCATAATTTAACGATTTTTCTATCTAAATTTTAGTTGagatttctttgtattttgaacATCCCATGCatcaacatcaatttatatcaaaatcaatcaCACTTTTTATCCATAAACCATATTAAACTCATAACCCACTTCCGATTCAATCATCTTGAATCCCATCATTATTATGTCCAACATTCCATAATCTATTCTCAATAATTCATAACATTTATAACATTAATAATTTTACATacacaacaaaaatttaatatcaacgcATTTACAATGGATTTAACATCAACTAACACTTAAATATGTGTATATATTCAAGTGTTAGACTAATTATATGGTTACTACACTAAATACAATGACATGTATACCAAACATGTAAGACTTAAACTATACCAAGatttaaataacacacacaTTTATATCACCATAATTACTCATtgataattgttaatttaatctaataatatctttgttacataacaaaataaaatgtttgaaattataatccacaaactttatattataatataatagtcTATATTTGCCTATATATACACAAAAGTAATAAACTATTAATCACCCCTTGTAAGTTTTTGTAAGGCACCTGTAaggaaaatcaataatatttataagtcTCAAGATAAATGGTTTGtttataaccttaaaaaaatatcttaacttTTCAtctaaacaatatttaaaaccaTTCTATATAATcattctaagttttttttttcttcataaagtTATTCAACCTGAAACAAATCTCACAGTATTCATAAAGTGATTAATCATCTCAACATTCTTATGTTGAACCCAATAATCAAGTACTTCTTCCTGGATACCAATCAACTCAGTCAACTCATCTTGGTtgccaatcaatccaatattctCATACGAAGgctaataatttgatatttcatCATTAATACCAATCAATCCGGCAaacccatcttggttgccaaTCAATCCAACAATCCTATATGGAAGCCAAAAATCCGATATTCCTTCACGAACACCAATCAATCCGATAAACCCATCTTGGTTGTCAATCAATCCGACATTCCTCTATGAAAGCTAATAATCTGGTACTCCTTAACGAATATCAAATCAATCATCTCAACTTACATGTCAATGTCACTATCCATATTTTCATAGATTAACTAATTCATAAGTAAAATTTAC encodes:
- the LOC7491970 gene encoding protein FATTY ACID EXPORT 2, chloroplastic — protein: MAEIAFLGGGGVVAASQSSLLLQPSKFGFHTLAPPSISLLRLHQPSTSLFSSPNPKLHTSIFAAKVVSSYSEATSSPSSTIITDNVDLSTEGIEIELDTGGGGSDGYKDISGGGGDGGGGGKNEGEGGSPDESGSEKKMALSMSQKLTLGYAALVGIGGAMGYMKSGSQKSLLAGGISASVLYYVYTQLPANPVYASSIGLGISAALMGVMGSRFLKSRKIFPAGVVSLVSFIMTGGYLHGILRSMH